In Daphnia magna isolate NIES linkage group LG5, ASM2063170v1.1, whole genome shotgun sequence, a single genomic region encodes these proteins:
- the LOC116915673 gene encoding ras-related protein Rab-14 — translation MSAGPYNYSYIFKYIIIGDMGVGKSCLLHQFTEKKFMADCPHTIGVEFGTRIIEVAGQKIKLQIWDTAGQERFRAVTRSYYRGAAGALLVYDITRRSTYNHLSSWLSDARNLTNPNTVIFLIGNKSDLEAQRDVTYEEAKQFADENELLFIEASAKTGDNVEDAFLETAKKIYQNIQDGSLDLNAAESGVQHKPLQPGRNQPQNQPNPTKEGCAC, via the exons atgtccGCAGGACCGTATAATTATTCCTACATCTTCAAATACATTATTATTGGTGACATGGGAGTAGGAAAATCCTGTTTACTTCACCAATTCACTGAGAAGAAAT TTATGGCTGATTGTCCTCATACAATAGGTGTTGAATTTGGTACACGAATAATTGAAGTGGCAGGCCAAAAAATCAAACTTCAAATTTG gGATACAGCTGGACAAGAGCGTTTTCGCGCTGTTACTCGGTCATATTATAGAGGAGCAGCTG GTGCTTTATTGGTCTATGATATAACGCGACGGTCTACATACAACCATCTAAGCAGTTGGCTATCGGACGCCAGAAACTTGACGAATCCCAATACT GTAATTTTTTTGATTGGAAACAAGTCTGACCTAGAAGCCCAACGAGATGTAACGTACGAAGAGGCGAAACAATTTGCTGATGAAAACGAGCTACTTTTCATTGAAGCTAGCGCAAAAACAGGTGATAATGTCGAGGACGCCTTTCTTGAGACCGCAAAAAAGATTTACCAAAATATTCAGGATGGCAG TCTGGACTTGAACGCAGCCGAGTCGGGTGTCCAGCACAAACCGCTTCAACCTGGGAGAAACCAACCTCAAAATCAACCAAATCCAACTAAAGAAGGCTGTGCGTGCTAA